In the Sandaracinus amylolyticus genome, GCTCGATCATCGTGCGCGCGAGCGCGTCGACGCTCGATCGTGCCTCGGCCGCGTCGAGCGCGTCGGCGAGCGCGGGCACCACCAGCTCGTCGCCGCGCGCCGCGCGCTGGCGCAGCGCCTCCGCGGCGATCGGTGCGAGGGCAGGGCGCGCCAGCGCTTCGATCAGCGTCGCCCGTGCGCGCTCGCTCGGGAGCCGACCGAGCGCCGCGGTCGAGGCCCGCGCGATGCGCTCCTCGGGCGCGCTCACCCTCAGCGCGAGCGCGTGCGCCGCGTCCTCGTCGCCGATGCGCGCGAGCGCGGCGATCGCCGCGAGCTGCACGTCGGCGCTGGTGTCGTCGAGCGCTTGCACCAGCGGCGCGATGCCGCGGGGATCGCCGAGATCGCCGAGCGCTGCGGCCACGGCGGCGCGCACCTCGGGCGCGTCGTCGCGGGCGCGCGCGACCAGCGGGACGATCGCGCGACCATCGCGCAGCGCGACGAGCGCTCGGACCGCGGCGATGCGCACGTCGGGATCGCCATCGTCGAGGCGCGCGACCAGCGGGACGATCGCTTCGTCTCCGCCGATCGCCGCGAGCGCGTCGACCGCGGCGCGACGCACGTCGGCGCGCGCATCGCCGAGCGCGCGCACCAGCGCGGGCAGGGCGCTCGGATCGCCGATCGCGCCGAGCGCCTCGGCCGACGCCGCGCGCAGATCGGCGTCGGGATCGGCGAGCCACTCGGTCAGCCGCGGCACCGCCGCGAGGACGCGCGCCTCGCCGACCGCGTGCACCGTCTCGATGCGCACCTCGCGCTCGGGAGCGTCGAGCGTGGCGAGCAGCGCGTCGTGCGCCTCGTCGCCGGGGAGCCGCGCCAGCGCGCGCACCGCTTCGATGCGCTCGGCCGGCTCGGCCGACGTGAGCGCACGCCGCAGCCGAGCAGCGCGCCCCTCCCACTCGAAGCCGAGGTGGAGCAGCGCCGCGAGCGCGAGCAAGAGAGCGAAGCGGCGGCGTCCGAGCACCGTGCGACGGTTGTAGCGCGCGAGCCGCCTCGCGCGCGAGGGAGCCCGCACGCGCGCGCCTCTCGCCCGTCCGAACGCCGCCCGCGACACCCGCCCTCACATGGGCACGCGGTCGTGGGTGGCGAGGGCGACTGCTAGGCTCGCGGGCCATGCACCCCGCGTTCACTCGCTTCCCCGCGATCGACGTCCCCTCGAACGGCCTCCGCTTCCGCGTGCACACCGCGGGCGAAGGCGATCGCGTCGCGCTGCTGCTCCACGGCTTCCCGGAGAGCTGGTTCTCGTGGCGCGATCAGATCCCGCACCTCGCGCGGCTCGGGTATCGCGTGTGGGCGCCGGATCTGCGCGGCTACGGCGGCACCGACAAGCCGCAGGACGTCGCCGCGTATCGCATGGAGGCGCTGCTCGACGACGTGGCGGGCCTGGTCGACGCGGCGAAGCCGCGCGAGCTGCTCCTCGTCGCGCACGACTGGGGCGGCATGGTCGCGTGGGAGTTCGTGCGCCGCCGCGTGCGCCCGGTGGATCGCTTCGTCGCGATGAACATCCCGCACCCCGTGCTCATGCGCCGGGCGCTGCGCAACAACCCGCGCCAGCTCGCGCGCAGCTGGTACATGTTCCTGTTCCAGCTGCCCTACGTGGCCGAGTGGTACCTCGCGCGCAGCGACTACCGCGCGATCAAGGGCGCGTTCGTCTCGATGGCGATCGATCGCAAGCGCTTCCCCGAGGAGGTGCTCGACGTCTATCGCGACAGCGCCGCGCAGCCGGGCGCGCTGCGCGCGATGCTCAACTGGTACCGCGCCGCGCTCCGTCATCCTTCGCCGGCGAAGGGCGCGCAGCGGGTGATCGACACCCCGACGCTGCTCCTCTGGGGCGAGGAGGACGCCGCGCTCGGCAAGGAGCTCACGTTCGGCACGGAGGATCTCGTGTCGGATCTGACGGTCCGCTACATCCACGAGGTCTCGCACTGGGTGCAGCAGGAAGCGCCGGAGACGGTGAACGCGATGCTCGAGGCGTGGCTCACGGGACGGGTGGTGCCGCAGGCTTGGGAGATCGGCGGGCAGGGCACGTCGCGGGTCGAGGCGGTCGCGGAGGAGTGAGCGAACGACCGAGCACGTGCGCGTGCTCGGCCGTTCCACCGCTGCTCAGTGCGCTGCGAGATGCTGCTCGAGGAACATCACCGCGAGCTCCGTGAACACGTCGCGGTTCTCCTTCCTCAAGAACCCGTGCCCCTCGTTGCGCGCGAGCATGTACCAGACGTCGTGCCCGCTCGCGCGCACCGCGCGCACGATCTGCTCGGCCTCGCTCGCCGGCACCCGCGGATCGTTCGCGCCGTGCGCGACGAAGAGCGCGCTCTGGATGCGCTCGACCCGCGAGATCGGCGAGATCTGCGCGAGGAACGTGCGCATCTCCGCGTTCGACTCGTCGCCGTACTCCACGCGGCGCAGATCGCGCCGGTAGGCCGCGGTGTTCTCGAGGAACGTGACGAAGTTCGCGATGCCGACGATGTCCACGCCCGCGCGCAGTCGATCGCCGAAGTGCACCAGCGACGCGAGCACCATGTACCCGCCGTAGCTTCCGCCGTAGACCGCGGCGCGCGACGCGTCGAGCTCCGGCTGCTGCGCGATCCAGTCGAGCAGCGAGCCGATGTCGCGCACCGAGTCCTCGCGGTGGAGGCCGTCGTCGAGCGCGAGGTAGCCCTTGCCGTAGCCGTCGCTCCCACGGACGTTCGGCACCAGCACCGCGATGCCCGCCTCGCTCGCGAGGAACTGCACGATCGGGATGAACCACGGGCGCGACTGCGCCTCGGGCCCGCCGTGGATGTAGACGACGACCGGGGCGCGCGTGCCCTCGGCCACGCCGCGCGCGCGGTAGTAGAACGCGGGGATCTCGCGGCCGTCGAAGCTCGTGTAGTGGATCAGCGAGGGCTCGACGAACGCGCTCGCGTCGAGCCCGCCGATCTCGCTCTCGGTCCAGCGCTCGAGGCGACGGCGCCGAAGATCGAGCACGTACGCGTCGACCGGCGTGGTCGCGGTGCCCATCGACACCGCGACCATCGGGGCGTTGCGGGCGGCGACCAGCGACGCGACGACGCCGCGCGGCGTGCCCTCGATCGCCGTGATGCGGCGCGTGCGGGCGTCCATCGTGCGCAGCACCGAGATGCCGTCCTCGTTCGTCGAGAACACGAGCGTGCGCCCGTCCGCCGAGAGCACGACGTCCTCGACGTTCCACGGGATCGCGCGCGACAGCGGGCGCCACTCGCTCGCCGGGCTCGCGAGGTCCACCTCGTAGAGCTCGACGAACTCGCTGCCGCGATCGGACGCGATGTACGCGCGCTGACCGCTCGCATCGAACACCGCGGCGCGATCGGCCGCGGTCACGCCCTCGGGCGAGATGCGCCGCACCTCGCGCGTCGCCACGTCGAGCAGGTGGATGCGCGAGTCGGTGATCGACACGTACTCGAGCAGCAGGATGCGCGCTCCGTCGCGCGACCAGTCGAGCAGGTGCCAGTCGCCGGTGCGCTCCACGAGGAGCTCACCCGGCGTCCGCCCGTCGCCGACCCACACGTCGATGTCGCGCTCGTTGCGCGCGTTGCTCGTGTACGCGAGGCGCGCGCCGTCGTGCGAGAAGAGGAACCCGGGGTGGCGGTGCGTCCCGTCGGTGAGCAGCGTCGAGCGCCCGGTGCGGCGATCGAGGCGATAGAGCTGGTAGTTCTCGGAGCCCCCGACGTCGGCCTGGTAGAGCACGGCGTTCTCGTCGTTCGGATAGAACGCCGCGGCGCGCACCGGCTCTTCGCCGAACGTGAGCTGGTGTCGATCGCCGAGCGGCGCGCGCACCTGGTGCACCTGCGCGGTGTCGGCGAAGCGCGTCGTGACCAGCAGCGACGAGCCGTCGGCGGCGATCGACTCGGCGGTCGCGGCGCGGGTCTCGAGGTACTGCTGCAGGCGCGCGTGCAGCGCGGGCGGGATCTCGGGCGTGCCGTCGAGCACGACCATCGCGCTCGTGTCGGCGCTCGGCGCGGGCTCGCCGCCGGCGGAGGGCTCGGCCTGGGGCGCAGGCTCTTCGGCGGCGGTCGTCGCGGTGGTGTGCGTCGAGGGTGGGCACGTCGCGCCGCATCCCGCGATCGTCGTCGCGAGGAGCAGCGCGGTGAGGCGGTGTCGTGTGCTCGTCATGTCGCGCGCGACCATAGCGCGCGCGTCACGAGTCCGGGGACCTGGACTCGGAAGTCCAGGACCTGGACTCGGAAGTCCAGGACCTGGACTCGCGCTCAGGGCGCGACCTGCGCCACCTGCGAGAGCGCCATGAGGCCGAGCATGCGGCGCAGCTCTTCGGTCGTGAGGTGCGTGCCGAGCGCGAGCTGCGTGCCCTGCACCGCGACGGTCGCCTCCTCGAGCGGCCGGTGCATCCCGATCGCGCGCACCATCATCTGCGACGCGTAGTACGCGCGCTGCTGATCGAGCCACGTCTGGGCTGCGCTCGCCTCGGCCTCGCTCGCGAACTGCGCATCGATCGCGATCACCGCGCGTCCGTCGGGGCCCTCGTCGACGAGCACGTTCGTGCGCTGGGGCGGCGTCGGATATCCCTCGCGCGCAGGGAGCGGCACGCCGACGAGCATCGTCGCGATCTCGCCCTCGCGCATCGACGTGAGCTGCGGCTCGAGCGCCTCTTCGCTGCCCTCGGGCCGACGCAGCGCGTGATCGCGCGCCACCGATGCGATGCGCTCGAGATCGTCGTCGGGCGCGAGCACGAGCTCGTGGGGCGCGGTGATCACGAGCGAGTAGGGCACCGTCGTGCGCTCCATCGGCCACGCGATCGCGGCGAAGCCACCCACGTCGCGCCACGCCGGCTGCGAGCCGCGATCGACGGCCATCGCGAGCAGCCGCTGCCGCACGTCCGCCTCGGTGTGCGGGTGCCGCAGCACGACCACGCGGCGATCGCTGTACACGGCATCGCCGCCGACCAGGATCGCGTCGAAGTCCTGCACCGGGTCGACGCCCGAGCTGCCGGCGAGGCGCTGCCACGTCGTCGTCGATCGGATCGCCGACGCGATGTCGAGCGCGAGCGGCGAGCGCCGCACGCGCGCCATGTCGAGCCGCGCGATGACCTTGGTGCCCGCGGGCAGGAAGCTCGGCGGCGGCCCGCTGGGCCCCCGCGCGACCTCGGTCTCGCTCCCGCTCGTCGCTTCGTTCGCGGGCTCTTCGGCGGTGCTGCCGCAGCCGGCGAGGATCGCGAAGAGCACCAACGAAGCACGCAGAGTGGCTCGCGTCATAGGCGCGCAGGCTAGCAGCCCACGTCGAGGCGAGCCGAGCGCACCTGCTCGTGTGAGCAGTTTCGACGGGGTCCGGACCGAGACCGAGGCCGAGGCCGACCTCCGGATCCGTCGTCTACCCGCCGCAGCGCTGACGCATCCGCCAGAGCATCGCGAGCACGCGGTCGAGATCGCGATCGATCTCCTCGCACACGCCCGCGTCGAGGTGCCGGTACAGGCACGCGAATCTCAGCGCGCGTCGCAGCTCGCTCGCGCTGCCGGCTGCGGTCTCGATGCGCAGTCGTCGATTGCCGCGCGCGTTGTGTCGCTGCTCGCCGAGATTGAGCAGCAGACTTCCCGCCGCGCGCTCGACCTGATCGGCCAGCCATCGACTGCGCAGCTTCAGCCGCTCTGCATTCTCGCCCAGTCGAGCGACCGCGCGTTCGGCCACCACCTCGACGTCCAGCACACCTTCGTTCCCGCTCATTCTCGCCCTCCTCGCTGGCGCTCTCCGGAGCACGCACCGCGAGGGCGAAGCCCGGTGCTCCGGAGAGAGACGGCGAGGAGGAAAGGGTCCCAGTCGTGCGCTCTCTCCGAAGAACGCACGTTCCGCCGACGAAGCGCGCACCGCTCGTGACGCCCGTCGTTCGGCGGCGCGAGCGATGCGCGCCGGCGGCGCACTCGAGCGCTCGAAGGCCTCGGACTCGGACTCGGCCTCGGACTCGGACTCGGACTCGGACTCGGCCTCGCCTATCCCGCCCGCCGCGGCGCAACTTCCTCCGCGCCGCGTCCCGGCAGCCGCCGCGCGCCCGACTCGTCGACGTCGCGCACGGCGCGCACCTGCACGTCGACCTCCATCCCGATCGCATCTCCCGGGAACCCGATCCAGGTCCCCGTGATCGGCGCGAGCGACGCCGGATCGCGCGCGACCGCGACCCGCACGAGGTGCGCGTTGCCCACGCGGCCGTGCGTCGGATCGAGCTCGATCCATCCCGCGCCCGGCAGGTAGACCTGCACCCACGCGTGCGTCGCGCCGCCGCGCGGCGCGGGCTCCACGTCGCGGCTCGGATCGTAGAGGTACCCGCTCACGAAGCGCGCCGCGAGGCCCAGGCTGCGGCACGCCTCGATCACCAGCAGCGCGAAGTCGCGGCACGCGCCCACGCCTCGCGCGAGCGTCTCGAGCGGCATCTGCGTGCCCTCTTCGTCGCGCGGCTCCCAGCGCAGCTCGTCGTGGACCGCGCGCACCATGCCCTCGAGCAGCTCGAGCGCCGGTGTGTCGCCGCTCGTACGCACGAAGCGGCGCGCCCACGCGTCCACGCAGCCCTGCGGATCGGGCGAGTGCCGCGTCATCGCGCGCTGGAGGTCCGGCGCTTCGATCGCCGAGTAGCTCACGGGGAGCTTCACCGATGCGCACGCGAGCTGCGCTGGCGACTCCTCGCCCGCGTGCTCGACCTCGAGCGTGCTCTCGATGACGAGCGTGCGCGCGCGCTGCGCGAACGTGGCGTGCGCGACGATGTTGCCGAGCGCGTCCTCGCCCCACCGCAGCGACGCGCCGGGGATCGCCTGGATGCTCGCGCGCAGCACGCGGAGATCGGGCCCCTCCTTGGGTCGCAGCAGCAGTCGGTGGGGCCCGAACGAGACCGCGCGCGCATAGCGGTACACCGTCCGGTGCTCGATCCTGAACCGCCTCATCCGCCTCGTTCTCCGAGACACGCGTCGTTCGCAGGTCGCGTGCCGCGCGCCTCGTGCGCCGTCGTGCCCCGTGAACGTGGAGAAGGTGGCATCCACCGTGCACCCACACGCGCGGCTCGAGGCAGCCGAGGAGCCCGTGATGAAGGCCTGGATCGCCGTGTTCGTCGCCGCCGCGTTGATCGCCGCGTTCCTCGGGTTCGCGGGGATCGTCGAGGGCATCGGCGCGCTCGCGGGGGCCCTCGTCGCCGGCTTCGTGGTGTTGACGATCATCGCGCTGCTCTCGCCGCCGCGGCCACGTCGAGAAGCGTGACGGGGCGATGTGCCTCGTCGCGGTGATGCGCGCGTGGCGGCGAGGAACATCGCCACGCGTGAACCGTGGCGACGCGACGACTCGGGCGAGACGACGAGACACGGACGGGAACCGAACGAATGAACGAACGACCGGCGAAGGAGGCACTGCTGTGAGGATCGACCTCGCTGACGACCCTGGAACCGACACCGTACGCCACGAGACTCCGGACCCCGCCGTCCTGCGTGCACTCGCGGCCGCGCTGCGATCGCTCAGCAAGGGCGGTCGTGAGAGCGTCTACGAGGTGGACGTGATCATGCGCTGCTCGCCGGTTCCGCCCTGGCGCATGCACGCAGCCTTCTGGTGGTGCGTCGATCGCGGATGGCTCACGCCCGCATCGCGCGAGCCCGACGCGTTCGTGGTCGCCCCCGGCGCGTGGAGCGCGCTCGAGAGCGGAGCGTTCCAGCGCGAGCCGTCGCCGATGTTCGTCGCGCAGGCGTGACGCGGCGCCGAATTGCGAAGAGGCCGGACGCGAACGCGCCCGGCCTCTTCTGCATCTGCGTGTCGCGCGGCCCCTCCTCAGGGCAACATCCGCTTCAGCCGACTGATCACCGCATGCGTCCGCAGCTGCTCGGGCAGCAGATACTGCTCGACCAGGATCTTCCCCTCGCGCGAGAGCCCACCGAGATCGCGCTGGTAGTCGTTGCGCCCGTGGTCCTCGCCCTGCTCGAGCACCGCGATCGCCGCCTTCGGCCCGAACGCCTTCGCGCCGCCCTCGATCATCTTCACGAACGCGCCCCACGGGCCCGAGCTCTCCGCGGCGACGCCGCCGCGTCGCTGGATCTCCTCGCGCAGGCGCATCACGCGGTGCTCGTGCGAGCGCATGCAGTCGCGTAGCTCCGCCGCCTCGGGAAGGCTGCCCAGGCGATCGATCACCTGCCGGTACGTCTCGACCGCGCTGATCTCACCGCGCAGGAACGAGTTCAGCTGATCGACCTCGCTCGTCGTCGTCGTGCGGGTCACCTGCACGTTCTGCATCGCGTCCTCCTTCGCTTCTGACGTGTTTCGGCACGTCGCTGCGGTGCATCGCTCGTGCCCGCGATCACGCGCTCGAGCGCGGGCGACAGAAGAGCTTCACCGAGCGGCCGACGAGCTTCGTCACCTCGCCCGGCGCGCGCCGCTCCTGCGCGCCGTCGTTCGTCGTGTCGAGCAGCAGCTCCCACGCGCGCTCGGTGCCGACGTCGGCGAGGTGGAAGTCGAGGTCCGCGGCGCTGCCGTTGAGCAGCAGCAGCAGATCGTCGTCGAGCTGCGGATCGCCGTTCTCGTCGACCGCACCGACGCCTTCGCCCGCGAGGAACACCGCGAGGCTCGACGTGACCGGGTTCGCCCAGTCCTCGTCGCTCATCTGCGCGCCGTCGTGCCGGAAGAACATGATGTCGTGCACGTCGGTGCCGCGGATGCGACGGCCTCGGAAGAAGTCCTCGCGACGCAGGTTCGGGTGCTCGCGCCGGATGCGCAGCACGCGCTGCGTGAACGCGAGCAGCGCGCGCCCCTCGTCGTCGAGGCTCCAGTCGATCCAGCTGATCTCGTTGTCCTGGCAGTACGCGTTGTTGTTGCCGCGCTGGGTGCGCGCGAGCTCGTCGCCCGCGACGAGCATCGGCGTGCCGCACGAGAACGCGAGCGTCGAGAGCAGGTTGCGCATCTGGCGCGCGCGCAGCGTCTTCACGTTCGCGTCGTCGGTGTCGCCCTCGACGCCGCAGTTCCACGAGCGCTCGTCGTCGTTGCCGTCGCGGTTGTCCTCGCCGTTCGCCTCGTTGTGCTTGTGGTTGTACGAGACGAGGTCGCGCAGCGTGAACCCGTCGTGCGCGGTCACGAAGTTGATCGACTGGTAGGGCGCGCGGCCGTTGCGCTGATAGAGGTCGCTCGAGCCCGTGAGCCGATATCCGAGCTCCGCCGCGATGCCGCCGTCGCCGCGCCAGAACGCGCGGATCGTGTCGCGGTACTTCCCGTTCCACTCGGCCCAGCGCACCGGGAAGTGGCCCACCTGGTACCCGCCGGCGCCGACGTCCCAGGGCTCCGCGATGAGCTTCACCTGCGAGAGCACCGGGTCCTGGTGGATGATCGTGAAGAAGCTCGAGAGCTGATCGACCTCGTGCAGACCTCGCGCGAGCGCGCTCGCGAGATCGAAGCGGAAGCCGTCGACGTGCATCTCCTCCACCCAGTAGCGCAGCGAGTCCATCACGAGCTGCAGGGTCTGGGGATGACGCATGTTGAGCGTGTTCCCGGTGCCCGTGTAGTCGAAGTAGAAGCGCGGATCGTCGGGCACGAGCCGGTAGTACGTCGGGTTGTCGATGCCCTTGAACGACATCGTCGGCCCGAGGTGATTGCCCTCCGCGGTGTGGTTGTAGACGACGTCGAGGATCACCTCGATGCCGGCGCGGTGGAGCTGCTTCACCATCTCCTTGAACTGCCGCACCTCGGTCGCGAGGCCGTCGCCGGAGCGATAGCGGACGTCGGGCGCGAAGAAGTTGAGCGTGTTGTAGCCCCAGTAGTTGCGCAGCCCGCGATCGAGCAGGAACCCGTTGTCGGTGAACGCGTGCACCGGCATGAGCTCGACCGCGGTCACGCCGAGCTTCTGGTAGTGCTCGATCATCGCGGGGTGCGCGACGCCGAGGTACGTGCCGCGGACCGGCTCGGGGATCTCGGGATGGCGGAACGTGAGCCCCTTCACGTGCGCCTCGTAGATGACGGTCTGCGCGAACGCGGTGCGCAGCGGCGCGTCGCCTTCCCAGTCGTAGTGCGAGTCGCACACCACGCCGAGCGGCGCGCCGTTCGCCTCGCTCTGCGAGGGCACGAGATCGCGATCCTTGTGCAGCAGCTCGAACGCGAAGAGGCCCGCATCGCGCCGCTCGAGGCCGTCGATCGCGCGCGCGTAGGGATCGAGCACGCGCACCTTCGGGTTGAAGCGCAGCCCGCGCTTCGGATCGTAGGGGCCGTGCACGCGGAAGCCGTAGCGCTGGCAGGGATTCACGCCTTCGACGTACGCGTGCCAGACGAACGCGGTCTGGTAGCGCAGCGGCACGCGCGTCTCGCGTCCTTCGGGATCGACGAGGCAGAGCTCGACCGCCTCCGCGTTCTCCGAGTAGAGCGCGAAGTTGGTGCCTCGACCGTCGAACGTGGCGCCCAGCGGGTAGGGCGATCCGGGTCGCACGCGGCGCTGGGCGCCGGCCTGCGGAGGGGGCGAATAGACGACGTCTCCGGGGTCCTTCGCGATCACGTGGTGAGCTCCATCCTGGGCCCCGCACGAAAGGGGGCCGAGGGCGGATTGCAGCGCTCGTGCCTCGCGAGAAACGAGCCACATGCGTGCTTTCACGCGTCACCGAGTGGGGCGCAGCGTCTCGATCGGAGGCGCAGTGCCTCGTACGCGTCATTCGCGCGGCGGCAGCGGCTCGACCGGGAGATCGGCGTCGTTCAAGAGCATCGACCCGACGTGTCGAGCGAGGACGCCGATCACGATATCGACCACCGCCTCGTTCACGTCCCACCGTAGGTCGCTCTCGGGGAGACGGCGCAGCTCGCTCCAGATCTCGCCGCCGAGCTCCCGGACACTCCTCGAGCGCGATGCCGCGCGAAGCGCTCGAAGCTCCGCGAGCAAACGCGGCAGGTCCTGACGCGCGTGGGCGATGAAGTCGTAGTCGGCCTCCGAAGCGCCCGACATCTCGATGTCCTCGCCCGCCGTGCGAACGATGCTCGAGCCCCCAAAGTGATCGCGTCCTTCGACGAACGCAGTCCACGGTCCGCCGGTCGCCGCTTCACAGCGGCGCTCGATCTCGTCGAGCTCGGCGTCGGTCAGTGTCTCGCTCATCGCGCATGAGTAGCGGACCGACGTGCGCCGGTCCCGTGGATCAGCGACGACGCGCGCGGCCGGTCGTCGTGGTCGCGCGCTCTCTCCTCACGTCGCTCGCGCGCTTGTCCTCGCGCATCCCGAGGAACGCGGGGTGGCGCAGCTTTCCGTCGCGGGTCCACTCGGTGTAGCGGACCTCGGCGACGAGCTCGGGGCGGATCCACGTCGCGCCC is a window encoding:
- a CDS encoding alpha/beta fold hydrolase codes for the protein MHPAFTRFPAIDVPSNGLRFRVHTAGEGDRVALLLHGFPESWFSWRDQIPHLARLGYRVWAPDLRGYGGTDKPQDVAAYRMEALLDDVAGLVDAAKPRELLLVAHDWGGMVAWEFVRRRVRPVDRFVAMNIPHPVLMRRALRNNPRQLARSWYMFLFQLPYVAEWYLARSDYRAIKGAFVSMAIDRKRFPEEVLDVYRDSAAQPGALRAMLNWYRAALRHPSPAKGAQRVIDTPTLLLWGEEDAALGKELTFGTEDLVSDLTVRYIHEVSHWVQQEAPETVNAMLEAWLTGRVVPQAWEIGGQGTSRVEAVAEE
- a CDS encoding prolyl oligopeptidase family serine peptidase codes for the protein MTSTRHRLTALLLATTIAGCGATCPPSTHTTATTAAEEPAPQAEPSAGGEPAPSADTSAMVVLDGTPEIPPALHARLQQYLETRAATAESIAADGSSLLVTTRFADTAQVHQVRAPLGDRHQLTFGEEPVRAAAFYPNDENAVLYQADVGGSENYQLYRLDRRTGRSTLLTDGTHRHPGFLFSHDGARLAYTSNARNERDIDVWVGDGRTPGELLVERTGDWHLLDWSRDGARILLLEYVSITDSRIHLLDVATREVRRISPEGVTAADRAAVFDASGQRAYIASDRGSEFVELYEVDLASPASEWRPLSRAIPWNVEDVVLSADGRTLVFSTNEDGISVLRTMDARTRRITAIEGTPRGVVASLVAARNAPMVAVSMGTATTPVDAYVLDLRRRRLERWTESEIGGLDASAFVEPSLIHYTSFDGREIPAFYYRARGVAEGTRAPVVVYIHGGPEAQSRPWFIPIVQFLASEAGIAVLVPNVRGSDGYGKGYLALDDGLHREDSVRDIGSLLDWIAQQPELDASRAAVYGGSYGGYMVLASLVHFGDRLRAGVDIVGIANFVTFLENTAAYRRDLRRVEYGDESNAEMRTFLAQISPISRVERIQSALFVAHGANDPRVPASEAEQIVRAVRASGHDVWYMLARNEGHGFLRKENRDVFTELAVMFLEQHLAAH
- a CDS encoding four helix bundle protein codes for the protein MSGNEGVLDVEVVAERAVARLGENAERLKLRSRWLADQVERAAGSLLLNLGEQRHNARGNRRLRIETAAGSASELRRALRFACLYRHLDAGVCEEIDRDLDRVLAMLWRMRQRCGG
- a CDS encoding transglutaminase family protein; amino-acid sequence: MRRFRIEHRTVYRYARAVSFGPHRLLLRPKEGPDLRVLRASIQAIPGASLRWGEDALGNIVAHATFAQRARTLVIESTLEVEHAGEESPAQLACASVKLPVSYSAIEAPDLQRAMTRHSPDPQGCVDAWARRFVRTSGDTPALELLEGMVRAVHDELRWEPRDEEGTQMPLETLARGVGACRDFALLVIEACRSLGLAARFVSGYLYDPSRDVEPAPRGGATHAWVQVYLPGAGWIELDPTHGRVGNAHLVRVAVARDPASLAPITGTWIGFPGDAIGMEVDVQVRAVRDVDESGARRLPGRGAEEVAPRRAG
- a CDS encoding DUF2383 domain-containing protein, producing the protein MQNVQVTRTTTTSEVDQLNSFLRGEISAVETYRQVIDRLGSLPEAAELRDCMRSHEHRVMRLREEIQRRGGVAAESSGPWGAFVKMIEGGAKAFGPKAAIAVLEQGEDHGRNDYQRDLGGLSREGKILVEQYLLPEQLRTHAVISRLKRMLP
- the glgX gene encoding glycogen debranching protein GlgX; the protein is MRPGSPYPLGATFDGRGTNFALYSENAEAVELCLVDPEGRETRVPLRYQTAFVWHAYVEGVNPCQRYGFRVHGPYDPKRGLRFNPKVRVLDPYARAIDGLERRDAGLFAFELLHKDRDLVPSQSEANGAPLGVVCDSHYDWEGDAPLRTAFAQTVIYEAHVKGLTFRHPEIPEPVRGTYLGVAHPAMIEHYQKLGVTAVELMPVHAFTDNGFLLDRGLRNYWGYNTLNFFAPDVRYRSGDGLATEVRQFKEMVKQLHRAGIEVILDVVYNHTAEGNHLGPTMSFKGIDNPTYYRLVPDDPRFYFDYTGTGNTLNMRHPQTLQLVMDSLRYWVEEMHVDGFRFDLASALARGLHEVDQLSSFFTIIHQDPVLSQVKLIAEPWDVGAGGYQVGHFPVRWAEWNGKYRDTIRAFWRGDGGIAAELGYRLTGSSDLYQRNGRAPYQSINFVTAHDGFTLRDLVSYNHKHNEANGEDNRDGNDDERSWNCGVEGDTDDANVKTLRARQMRNLLSTLAFSCGTPMLVAGDELARTQRGNNNAYCQDNEISWIDWSLDDEGRALLAFTQRVLRIRREHPNLRREDFFRGRRIRGTDVHDIMFFRHDGAQMSDEDWANPVTSSLAVFLAGEGVGAVDENGDPQLDDDLLLLLNGSAADLDFHLADVGTERAWELLLDTTNDGAQERRAPGEVTKLVGRSVKLFCRPRSSA